The Gambusia affinis linkage group LG09, SWU_Gaff_1.0, whole genome shotgun sequence DNA window TGGTCTGGACCTCGCCTCCACAGTCCAGTCAGAGCTTTCTGTGTTGCAAAGTGTTTGGCCCACTCAGTGATGGGAGACTCTGTTACACATGAGACATTATGCTTTGATACAATGCTGGCCTCACTGCCTTCATCTGGACACAGAATGAAATCATGGAAAACACAGTCCAGTGTGAGTATGTGGGGGTGGGGTTGTCATGATAAGTATTTGTTTCTAACCAAGTATAAATGACTCAATTTACCACAATTTACTGAAAATGATtacagatatatttatttttcagatcagGGATAAAAGACAGGTTTAGTTAGGCTGCAGGATCAGTGGTTGCATCCCTTTCTGCAGATATCACAAAACTGTCGACAGTTTTGCTGCAGCTCGTTCGTTCGTTCACTTGTCATGGATTTTCCCCAATTTATTTCTGCCAAAGACTTATTGTCCACTGTAGGTAGGCCTTTGTCTTTTCAAGTCACACTCCTTGAAGTCTCTTGAACAGTGATGTCAGTGACGCGTTACTTTGCCCACCTGTCTGAGCTCGGGGAAGTGGGAAAGGCTCATGGCAGCGTGGGAATTCTGGCTCTTTTTAGAGAACCGACTCTTTTTTCCTCGGATCACTAAAAAGAGTCGGCTCTTTCTTCTCCAAAGCGGCTTTTccgatttattaattttttgttccttaatttattattcaacaaaaaaatgttgcgAAATGAGTGAGAGCTCATAGTCGGAAATGACTATATTTAACAGCTCTAATTCTGGGTAAGCGTCAAgtgaaatgtgaattttgagttttaaaatacCATATGAGTTTGTTACTTGTTACATTTACAGATTTACCTGCGGAAAATTGATGGAACGGAGCTTTTAATTCATAAATCTTTCCATTTTGTCTAAAACTTGTGTTTCAGACAAAATGGGAAGATTGTGTTTAACTAAAATTGTGTTTCAGCAATCAGAATGCTTCTGTTACATGACAGTTTACTGCTCTAAAGTAATgggttgtaaatgtttttcttctctgaaaaaCACACTAGCAATAAATCTCAGGGTCTGAAAGGAGTGAAGGAATTATTTAAATCCACAAGGGGGCGTCCTGAACTTTCTTACGCTAAAGACTCAGCATGAAAGAGAATAAAACCCAATCATAGTTATTGTTTTAGTAATGTAGAAAAGTTACATTAgttagacacaaaaaaataaaattttaacactATTTTTGGCTTACGAtggcataaaaatataataaataagaTCTTTGCTTGCTTATATTCGGTATTGTTCGACGGACTGAGAGACTGCtatgattttttccccctccatgTATGGGAAGCACTGTGTTGCCATGACGCTGTGACATAATCCAGGATAACAACCGACAGATGACAGAAAGTTCTTAGTGTAGCGACACTGTGCTGTTGTCTTGCATGTTAAGACACAATCACCATGTTCTTTAATCCAACCACTGCACATTATCAGTTCAGCTTTATTGCtattttaagttgatttttcttttaaacaaattagagaaaaatgaaaagtggaataaaattctgtttttattttgtaatttttttcaattttgttttttgagtaaATGGTTCATAGTTAAGTAAGGGACTTAACCATGAATCATAAGGGAAGATAATAAATATGGTTGAAACTAGATGATTTTTCGACAGAAAAGTGAATCTGCCTGGTAGTTTCACTGAAGGCCAAGTGTCTCTGTCAGTAGATCACAGTTGAAGTTGGTAATGATCTGCACATGATCTGCACAAATCTGGATTCTGAtcagtaaataaagtttatttagttcagaaatatcaaaacaacaagaagtttatgatttacatttaaattaaatccaagctaaacatttaattaacttCTGTTGacttatatttgtaaaaaaaaaattatatatatatatatatatatatatcaaagataaagaaaaatgtattttacaattctttcttgtagatttttaaataagtaatttaTGAATAAACTTATTATTTAAAGACGGATCAAAAGACACAGATCTATGAACAGTGAAGAGTTTTAccttttatctgaaaatagTGTCTGTTTGTTCTTGCCATACAGTCCCCTGTATTAATTATTGCTCGAAAGGTCTTGCTATATCAGTTTATTCCTctgtatttaatatattttcttaattaattcTTGCATTTTGCTCTTCGTGCAATTTCATTTAGTTTCCTTTGATTAGTACTGCCGTTTCTTGGTTTATTGTCACGTCCTCTTTAGTGTTATTAGTTTGCTTCTCCTTTGTATTGACGTTCATCAATTTCACTCATCATGCCATCTGCTGCGCCGCCTCATCATGTGTTTCACCTCATCTGCCCTCATATGAGCTTATAAGAACATCTAGTTCGTTGCTCTACggtatgttttatttgaaaagcaagCGTTCTTGTAAGAGGGAGAAGGGCGCCTCTCAGTGGCAATCAAGATGAAGTACATCTATTGTGCTTTATTTAAGTTTGACTTGActttttctaaaacagaaaatgagttACATTAAGGTCATTAGACCTTTATCTACCCCCACAGCAGATTAAAAGGAAACACttttaattatcattattattatttagaccCAAAGATCCAGTCTTCAGCATCGAGTCAGAATGTTTTCTCTTCACTTCCGACATAATGTAACCATCACCCCCCCTCCAACCCTGTCAATGTCAGCTGTGCTTCTTCTATACGCTTCTTCAAATTTTACCTCCCTAAACTggcattttctatttattaattttcccaaaatatattttaagtccTACTTTATAAGTtgctttatatttaaattatttcaaggttgttgttttttagaaagATATTTTAACACTTTCGAATGTTAAGAGTAGCACTTAAAGAAATCACAAGCCACGGATCGGACACCGTCTTGTCTGAGTTGGAACCCACATTGTGcagcaatattttctttcagtgctTACAGAATGCACACAACAGGAGGTGTTATTTCCATTGCTGAACATAAACAAAGCAAGTCAATTTGCTTGGGTGtttttgaatgaataaattaggttttttgttctttgataattctttaatttcctttattttcaatGAAGTGACACATCATCAATAAAAACTTTGCACAATTGTATTTCAAATCTGAGTGTCAAACTGTTCAGTTATTGGATATATAACTGGTTCTGTGATCCGATTCTTGAAGTTGATAATTAACATGTTGAGGATTTTCCTTAGTTCCAATGCATGTCCTGTTAAAGTTGAGAAATTCACACAATACACTGTAATTTAATCAGTTCTGCAAAATCAAACCTCGAAACTCATGACTGACTCATTTGAGTCACGCTGTCAGTCTGCTTGTGGCTTGGTTTAATGTcgtaattttctttcttttgctttgagAGCCTGGAGCAACCGTTGTCTTCCCAAGGAGACATGTTGGGTCCCGCATAGCTAGATCCTCCCACTCACTCTCTTAAAACTCACACTGTTTTCTCCAGGAGTTACACAGGTCTGAACCGTGCACATGGtggaattcagaaaaaaaaaaagagagagtcTGGGGTTATTTTATGACAAGCTATAACTCATATATTCAACTGACTGTGGGTTTAAATCACTTTTAGAGTTTCAAAGACTCTTCTCACCATTTCTAGTTTATCATTAACAATCTCTGCGGTGAAGAAATATTCTGGAAACTTCAGAGACAGCTTTCCATCATCAAGTTTTGCAGTGCCCTGTAGGTCACAAAGATCAGAATGTctcaaataaaaccattttttaaacttttcagtcTAGCGAAAGAGACTTACCGTAAATTTTACACCTTTCATCGACTCCATCTCACACTCCTGACCCAATGTGAAACTGGTTGTCCAGCTCCAGCCAGGGATACTTTGTGTCCAGGTGAAGTTGTCGCCATCCTGAACCACCTCGGTCACCACTTTGTGTTCCGTCTTAGCCGTCTGAAGCCCTGTGGTGGAAAAATCCATTGTccaatgaaaaataattcaatgtttgaataaatcattgttgACTGAATCAATGTCCAAATGAAGACGTCTTTATACCAATTGCTTCCAAAAACTCTTCATAGTTCGCCTGAGTCTCAAGCTGGTATTTCCCTGCAAATGCCATACTGCTGACTGAGAACAGAGGAGCCGTGAAAAGAGTTTATGAGTCAACAAAGGAGGGGCAGACCTTTTTCAGCTTGCCTCTTCCTCTCCTGTGACACTTTGGGAGTTGCATGAAAAATGCTAGTTATGTGCGCAAGACATAAGCATCTTGTTGTGTTAAGTGAAGGCGCCTTGTTGCTTCAGTAAGAATCTGGTTGTTCAACCATTTTATGATGGCGATCTGGGGAGCAAGTTATAGCCTGCTTGGAGTTGTGAAAGTGGCAGAGAGGAACTGCTATGGTCATTTGGCATGTGAGGAAGAATGGGAGGAACCCTGTTAACTGAGACTTTAAGGCCACTTTAAGTCTCACTTTTAGTCAAACATACTCTCATACTCTGATAACATTGGTTATGtttgtttgataaatatttGCTTATTAGATCCCAGATAGCAAGTAATGGTAGTTCAACACTGAATTCTGAGTTTTGTGGTTGAATTCTAATAATTGAAATGTCAACGTTTAATCCAGTGTTGTTCAACACTGGTCCTCACTGTCCTGCAAGTTTCAGGCATTCCCCTAATTCAGCACacatgatttcaattgatggctGATAAACAGGGTTTTGCTGATTTGCAGTCACCTGAAAACATGCAGGTCAATTTgacttgaggaccagggttgtgAAAAAACTGGTTATCAAATTCGAATCCAAGTACGCTGTTTCCCATCCCCTACCAGGGATTTATCACGTTTTAAATTAAGCACAGTACATTTTCttgtatgtaaatattattACTGACTGTTTGCACGTTTGTGTTGACACAAAAGCGTCTGCAAGTCAATACAAGGACTGGAACTAGTGGTTTGTCCCAACCGTACAGCCACTTAGCTGCTGGCTTGTTTGCAACCGGCTTCAAGTTTGAATTCTACTCCGAGTATTTTTGTGGTAAGTTTGGCAATATTACTTTTCTCTTAACTgtgtttattgaaaaataactgTATTGTTTTGTGCCTATTATAACCCAGGTTATTTTGAGGCAGCcaagacattttaataatttaggtCACGGTccctttgtattattttttttgttctgtccaCCACTCTTGGCCCAAATATGAAATCCTGCAAGATTTAATGGGATTTGAGTGTTTGGTCTGGGAGAGCATGTGGTGGATAAGTATGTTTAGGGCTAGCTGCTGCAAGGGggctttaaatcattttaagtcacttgttttttaattttttattatgatacgcttctattccagaacagctaaTTAACAACCTTCTGCAGCAGTCAAGTACTGCAGAAGGttgttaatcacccacagatTGAATCTAGGTGTGGGGCAGAGGGGAAACACATCCTAGAACATGCAAAGTATGGGGGTGTGAGGtctggaatttaaaaaaaactgatctaaACCTGATCCAGTCTTTTGATTCTTGGATTGGTAACTGGTTAAACAGAACTGGACTATTACTACTTGTGTGGAATCCTTATCAGCATGCGGAAATTTTTTGAATGAATTTAATCATCAAGTTATTTGGAGATATTTGTGGTTAATGGAAAATCGAACCAGTTATTTAATGGAAGTTTATCCTGTGtatattgtaaataatttttctagCTCCATTACAAATcaccttttgcacattttttctgtctctggtgTGTTAAATACAACCATGTTCCTCCCTGAGTTGCATCTTTAGCTGTTGATTCGCTCTGTTGGTTCAGAGTTCTGCATCCCGACCTTTGACAGGAacttcagaaacagaaacggCATTGTTAACAACTCTCCAGTGACTTCCTGTTTACAATACagaatgcatttaaaataatgtttgtgaCACTGATAAGGTCTAAGTGGAAAGAAAGGGATCTATATTTTATAAAGGattattaaagaattatttaaagaGCCATTTTCCTTTGCAGTACACCTTCAAGTCTGTTAGTGTATCGTTTGACCAGTTTGgcaaaaatgtctctttcaaAGAGAATTTGTATTTTCTCCCTCTTCTAGCTTTTTGTATTTGACTACAGATTTATATTCtaagtttaatttaaacttgGAATATAAGTAATTCTTATGTTCTTCTGAACTAAGTTTCTTCTTTGTTCAGAAGAAACTCTGATATTTTAGTTTCAGAATGTATTTGTGATGACATAAATTTACgctcacactttaaaaaatatttaccaggCTGCCAAAAATTGTGAAGGTTGATGTTACCTTTAAGTAGGAGTGTCTGCTACATCATCTTCAgtctttaaatgacaaaataacttCTCCAAActtgataaaagtaaaaattgcaTTAGTCACCCCACAAGTCTGATGGTTTAGGAATTTTGTCCAAGccaattttttcccccccctctaATACTTGAGGTTCAGTTTAACAT harbors:
- the LOC122837397 gene encoding gastrotropin-like, which encodes MAFAGKYQLETQANYEEFLEAIGLQTAKTEHKVVTEVVQDGDNFTWTQSIPGWSWTTSFTLGQECEMESMKGVKFTGTAKLDDGKLSLKFPEYFFTAEIVNDKLEMTCVTPGENSVSFKRVSGRI